A genomic region of Ewingella sp. CoE-038-23 contains the following coding sequences:
- a CDS encoding LacI family DNA-binding transcriptional regulator, translated as MSTMKEVAMKAGVSKATVSRLLSGKGYVSEATKVAVYQAIEEAGYRPNLLARNLATSKSQCIGLVITNTLYNGSYFNELLSQAAKKLEDNGRQLILVDGKHSAEEEQQAIQFLLDLRCDAVIVYPRFLTVDAMDAIISQHKQPIMVVNRKLRSHQSHCIFCDHKGSSFQATRHLLAQGHRDIAFITGSLDSPTAIERLSGYKAALEAQGLPIRQELIVKGKWTPASGAAAIESLLAANTPFSAILASNDDMAIGAMKALHAAKLSVPENVSLMGFDNIPTAPFLQPALSSIKDPVSGMVNEVINRLIAMLDGGYLSQNNAFSSELILRDSVAPGPYFGQ; from the coding sequence ATGTCTACGATGAAAGAAGTGGCGATGAAGGCAGGTGTCTCAAAGGCCACCGTGTCACGGCTGTTGTCAGGGAAAGGGTATGTCAGCGAGGCCACCAAGGTCGCGGTCTATCAGGCGATTGAAGAGGCGGGATATCGGCCTAATTTGCTGGCCCGCAATCTTGCAACCAGCAAGTCCCAGTGCATTGGCTTGGTTATCACCAACACGCTGTATAACGGCAGCTACTTCAACGAATTGCTGTCTCAGGCGGCCAAAAAGCTCGAGGACAACGGGCGGCAGCTGATTCTGGTCGACGGTAAACACAGCGCCGAGGAGGAGCAGCAGGCGATTCAGTTCCTGCTCGATTTGCGCTGCGACGCGGTGATTGTCTACCCGCGCTTCCTGACCGTGGATGCCATGGACGCCATCATCAGCCAGCACAAGCAGCCGATCATGGTGGTGAACAGAAAGCTGCGCAGCCACCAGAGCCACTGCATCTTCTGCGACCACAAAGGCTCGAGTTTTCAGGCTACCCGGCATCTGCTGGCCCAAGGACATCGCGATATCGCCTTTATCACCGGCTCCCTCGACTCCCCGACCGCCATTGAGCGCCTGTCGGGTTATAAAGCAGCGCTAGAGGCACAGGGTTTGCCTATTCGCCAAGAGCTGATTGTTAAAGGGAAATGGACCCCGGCCAGCGGCGCGGCGGCGATAGAATCCCTGCTGGCGGCCAATACGCCCTTTAGCGCGATTCTGGCCAGTAACGATGATATGGCGATTGGCGCGATGAAAGCCCTGCACGCCGCCAAACTCAGCGTGCCGGAAAACGTCTCGCTGATGGGCTTCGACAACATCCCCACCGCCCCCTTCTTGCAGCCCGCGCTGTCGAGCATTAAAGACCCGGTCAGCGGCATGGTGAACGAAGTAATTAATCGCCTGATCGCCATGCTCGACGGCGGCTATCTGTCGCAAAACAATGCCTTTTCCTCAGAACTGATCCTCAGAGACTCCGTCGCCCCCGGCCCCTATTTCGGGCAATAA